The genomic window GCAGAAATTAGTGTTGATGGAGGTAAAGTACGTCTGAGAACTGAAACTAAGGGTGAATCCTGTATTGGGAGAGACTACAAAGCAGTCTGTGTTCATTCACAATCAAGAATGGCATGGTTTCAAAAGAACGAAGAATTAGTCCAATGGGTCAATCAACAACCCTTTGATTTCGTACTGAATTGTGTAGGAGATGGTCATCCAGGAGTTGGGAATCTAATGAACCAGTTCAACCCCGAAGGTGAAAGTAGACAAATTCTCGACTGGTTTCATTTAGTAGAAAATCTCTATAAGGTTGGTGGTTCATTAAAGCGTCTAGCTGAAGCTAAACAACTACTATGGCAGGGAAAAGTAGATGCAACTTTAGATTTGTTTTCGCCTCTAAAAAAGACACAAGCACAGAATTTTTGTACTTATTTAGGCAATCATCGCCATCGAATAGTCAATTACGATTATTACCCAGCAGAGAACATTTGTGCCATTGCTTCGGGAGCAGTTGAGGGGAGCGTCAAACAGATAGACAGAAGGCTGAAAATTTCAGGGGCGCAGTGGAAACCGAAAAATGTGCCACAGGTTTTAAAACATCGCTGTGCCTATCTCAACAATACTCTTTCATTGAAGTGATATCTTTGTTTTTACATAATTGACTTGCTCCCCATAGAAATGATAAAGACCACGATAGATCATCTCTAAAGAAATCCGGTCAAAAGCAAGAGAAACCTCATCAGCGATAGCATCACCGAGATCGACTAACACAGCATAAAATAGCTAAGTTCCCCAGAGTTGTAATTTAATTCCATTGAGTGAACCCGTCCAGATATAACTCAAGCCTAACAATCGTTTAACAGTATTAAATGCCTCTTCGATTCGCCATCTCCGACCATACAAATCGGCAACTATATAGGGCGGTAAAATCAATGGGTCAAGCACGCTGGTCAGATAAGAGTACCAAGCTTTACCCATTCTGATTTCCACTAATCTCATTGTGATACAGGGAATTGTCTTAGTGC from Coleofasciculaceae cyanobacterium includes these protein-coding regions:
- a CDS encoding ISKra4 family transposase (programmed frameshift), coding for MTPPEEKELKEHINASAKILYRQSKPEQVETLARIEETVREQTLKHISPQIGGFFIQQRTGTDVGRKRTVKSIIGKLPLSEKQAQKLQVKSYQRVSPYLTECCLRASANVSYNSAAQDVASYTAITVSARTQQRLVHRYQFPEADCESLVAEISVDGGKVRLRTETKGESCIGRDYKAVCVHSQSRMAWFQKNEELVQWVNQQPFDFVLNCVGDGHPGVGNLMNQFNPEGESRQILDWFHLVENLYKVGGSLKRLAEAKQLLWQGKVDATLDLFSPLKKTQAQNFCTYLGNHRHRIVNYDYYPAENICAIASGAVEGSVKQIDRRLKISGAQWKPKNVPQVLKHRCAYLNNTLSLK